The genomic interval TAGTTATTAGGTCATTTACTTCAGCAGAAAGAGTcccatgcttttaaaaagcgTGGACAAAAAGTTGCAAGGCCAAAGGTAGGAAGGATAGAAACTCTTAACCTTAATGTTCTGCCAGGAGAGAATGCCTTTTCTTACTTAGTACTCTGGTGTAAAACACTTTTTCTGAcctattttttctctgaaagcacCAAAGTTTCAAGCATTCATCCAAAGTAACCATTTTGCTTTGAGGGTGGTAGTGGtggagcagctccagggagaCATGCTAGCAAGCAAAAAGTTCCTGTTTGGGTTTCCTAGGAGTTCTGCATGCTGCTGAAGTTTTGTTTGGCCAAAAGATGGAAATTGTCATTTGATGAAAACATTGCACCTTTTAAGTGGAAGCGAAGCACAGTAATCACTGCAGCCACTCTAACAAAAGCAGAGTGGAGAAAGAGTGAAAACTGTATTCAAGGAACTAGtatgtttttaatgctttactCAGCTCCTGAATCCAAGTAACAGAAAGAAGGGATTTAACCAGTCTCATaaagctttataaaaaaaaacaattgagaacaaaagaagatgaaaacagaTTGGCTGGGCAAACAAGTGAGCCTTGACCTAATACTGCAACCCGCCTCATCTTCTGTtatgttaaaaaggaaaaatgaagccCCATTTTACTGCCTCTTATGGCATATAATACTATAATCTCTTAGTAAAAACAAAGACCTACCAACATTTCTAACAAATTCTAATTCCTGGCATTTCACGTGAGTAAAATCATCCTTTGGGAAACTAAGTTCCTTTGCAAGTTCATGAATTTCAAAGAAACACTGGAGCTAACATCTTCATTTGCAATACGCAAAGGACAGgattatattttaaagcagtactatttcctttttacaaatATAGTTTTGCTTATTTGCAGGAGCATGCAGAGAAGAAAGGCttcaaaattataaattatCCTAATTATAAAAGCTCTGCACCTTTTTGTATTGCAAGCCAGCCATACAAATCATTCAGTTATTCCAAATACTATATACAAAAGTACAACAAAGCCAGAGCAGTGCAATTTACTCTTGCAACAAAGCCAGTAAGAAACATGATATGAAAACATGCATTTATGAGACATACTAGACAGAAAGCGTGAGCTATTGTAGAGAAATGGAATGGGACACTTACACAGTGGCTCTCTCTCAGGGGGTCCTGATGGTTACTATGTTCTTAAACCATCTAGACAGAATAGCAGCCTGGGTAGAAGGGAGCCACATACAATCCACCAGATGACAATGCTACACAGTGTAGACACCAGCATAGCTAGGAGCCATCTAAAAAAGGGGttggagggggaggaaaagatgaacaaaaattcaaaagcaaaagccattGGTGCATTTTAGCTTGTTTCAAGTTCTCAAAAGCATATTGCTCTACTACCTTTGCCAAGCATTTTCTTACTTTCTATGATTGTAACAATCCATGCAACCATAAATTGCCAAATGTAGTATCCACCTGTTGCTGCAATGAAAGcaaattttctgaaattctctCACTAAAGTCGTCTATTCCAAAGAAAGTCTGTATCATTCTATTGAAAATAAGTACATGCTGGAGCAGTACATCTCTGACCACTTGATGCCATCTCTTACGCAGTTTGATCAGCCTGTATTCATACATCCTACTTCACAATCATATGTTTTAATACTAAAACATTAGGTCAGAGCCAGATCAGTTTGTAGGAACAATTTATGTAAACACCCAGATGATGGCGTATATTACCCTCCTGTGTTCAAAGTAGCAAAAGGTAATTCATAATCCTTCCCCAAAGGTGCAGAATATTGCTAATTAGAACATGTACTAAGTTTCCATTCATCAAAGCATATACAGTTTATACAATCCACTTCAATAAACATTTGAGGTAACTGAGGTgatgtgttttgggttttttttaatgtcagttGGGTACAGGCTTTGTTCTCaatcttttgtttcttaagTGATTGCCTATGTAAATGATGAGCATGAACAGAAGAGaatcttaaaacaaaaccaggattCATACATAGCAATGTGTGAGGGTTTCCAAAGAAATGTTCCTTTAACTTCAGCACATTCTTACTACATACCTCTCACGTTTTCTAAAAGTCTGATGACACTGtttggtcttaaaaaaaaaaaaagaaaaagaaaaagccagcaGCTAGCAGCATCACCCCCTACAGAAAGACAGCACAACAAAAGCCGAGTTGCCTTTGGTCTGTGACTCTGGGCTACGCTATTTGCAAAAATCTGACAGCCAGCGGTCACCATTCCTTTCCTAGCAATCAAGTGAGATCCAGATATGTCTTGCAAGTCTTGCATTCTCTTGTAGTTTGTTTAAGGGCAGACAGAAAGCTCTTCTACTTACAGTTGCTATGAGCTATAACAGATGCAAAGGTGACTACAAACTTTCTTTTACTGGTGGTGTTTCAATACTTGTCTAAAATGAACAGTCTAGCATACTAGGTTCTCTGACAGAAATGCACTCCTTTTGaatttatttactgaaataGTGCTACTCCCTACCTGCCAGATGTACCAGACATTATCCCAAAGCCCACAGGATTTAGGGAAAGTTCCTCTCcaaggaagaggaaatgaaaggaagctAAAGATTCCTCTTTCAACTCTTCTCCTTAGGTAGCTGACTTGAGTTCAAAAAACAGTGCGCACCTTATTTCAGCCAATCAAACGCCATCACGCAGAGTcatattcttccatttttatacTACCATAGGAAAGACAAGGGAATGTTTGTGATTAAAAGTAAAGCATGCAGAAATACTATGGGAGCTTGTAAAGTGCAGACCACTGGAATcaaaaacaatgcagaaaacTAGAAATTGAGTAATGCAGTTCTTTAAACCAAGTTCTCCTGCCTCCTTAGTGCTCACCAAGCCTTCAGAGAAACGGTGAATCTCATGCTCCTTTTAAATGAGTAAAAGCAGCCTTGGCAACAAACTTTTCGCAGCAAACGGAAATATGCATAAAGAAGAGGATAAAAGTATTTCTAGCATTTATACATTCAGAAATTGACTTACGTTAGTGGAGATGCAGTTGGAGCTTTTGCCTGCCTTCTACTTTTCAGAGCACGAAGCTTATCACCTTGTGTTACACAGTTTGATTCATCTTCATCACTGTACTGGATAAGTGGAGGCAGGGAAAGGttaaaccaaaattaaaatatatacactTAGACTTTTAAGAATTAACCTTATCTTAAATCTTAAAGTTAGAATTATCCCAACAGGAAAGTTTGCCAGCATAAAATTGAAGGAAATTCACTTCCATAAATACAATTCTGTTCTTTCCAGTTTCctgtttgctgcttttaaacCTGTAAACCATTAAGTGGTGTCATGAATAACAGACATCAGAATGTTGTCTACCTTTAAAACAGTGGAAACGTATCAAATTTTTGCTTAGGTACAGTACAATCTTCACTCAAGTACAGCATTTCCTCCTTCATTTGCCTTACAGCagtacctttttttaaaaaggcagcatCAAAAGGTATTATAGAAGTTGCAATTACTTAGAAACTAAAAAGAGcaaaaaccctctcctccattCCCGTTAAACTAAATGAAGTAATAGACAATCCAAAACAAAATCAGTGTTTTTGATTGCAGATCGTGAGTACTTTTTTTGTTCTAATATTTACCTAATTACTAAAGTATGATAAGAATACTCCTACTTCACCTGTGTACtgcacttcatttttcataCTCGCTGTCCATAACTTTTCCCCCCCATATCCCTTGATACAAAAagatcaaacaaaaaaagaatctgaTTAATGTAGTTTTACTGTACCCACAGGTTTGTTCAGAACCTGAGAGATTCTCAACAACAGTTACAACTTTTACAGGAGCACAATATTTGGATGGTTACCAGTTCAATGTCCTTTCGGATGGTTCTCCTGTTTCTTGTGTCATTAATTGAAATATCATCTACTCCTGACAGAATTCTTGTTACAGCAATTTTACGGTTTCCTTTCAACTTTGCACGGAAAATATCTCCTTCTGTCCAAAGTTCTGCCTGTTTGCTATCAtaacatggaaacaaaaaaaaaccccaaaacacaacaaaTTAATACCAAAGATTATTAAGTGTATaataaaaggagaagaaaaagacatctAGATCTATTTCTGAAATCATTTATAGTCTATCTACTTACTCCATCAGGAAGTGCTGTTGTGGTCCAATCACTGAACCAGGTCTATTTATTCTAATCCAGGCAATAGTTTCAGCAGCTGTCATCCGATAATGCTTCATAATATAACAGGCAATAAGTGTGCCAGTTCGTCCAAGACCAGCTGTGTAAGATAGAAGAATGGCTTCTTTTATATACCCATCTTCATCTGGAATCTGCTGTAGCTACAGACATTGTTTCTTGGACAAATAGTTACTTGCCTAATTTATTATACAAACCTGTTACTGATCAAACTTGGTAAGTGCAACTCaccttctgaatttttttcccatataCAAGGTTACTAACACATTGTTCACATATTTTTTGAGTGAGGTAACCTTCCAAAGCCAGTGACTTTACAAATACCTGTAAGTCTATCTTTCTTTATTTACCTGTCTATCTATGAATATGTATATAGGTATGAGAATGTTTTTATGCATGGGATAAAACAGTtggcttttttccaaaattctcAAAGCATCTTCTTGCAAATTGATCATACATTGCACTGAAACCAGTTGCTCTTCCAATCCCTCCTCTAACTAATCTCTTACTTTAATTCCCAAGGAGAAGACAAATTTTGCAATAAGCAAGTGTGAGTACTAGCCAACACAGGCAAAAAGTACTCCAGAATGAGGAACCTTCTTTGCAATGGCCCTCAAAACAGTTCTATTTACCTTGGGAAACatgagaaggaaaggaggacaGCTCCAGATAAGTGGTTCCTCTCCTCGATCACTTGCTGTAAATGTGAAACCACACATCACCTCTCTTTTTTAACAAGCGACTGATCAACACCAGTGAAAAATCTTCAGTATAGCCCAACAGCCAAGACAACCACACAGCACTTTCCATGCCTCTCCCAGCTTTAAGAATAGGCTACAGCATTCTACTCTTTCTCAAGAGTAAGAGCAGGTTGAGGAACATAAGGTAGTCTAGACACCATTAGTATGATAAATACCAAACAACATCTaacttgaatgaaaaaaaagcacttgtACCACTGCTACTCAGTATTCAGGCATAATGAATTAAGCGATATGCCCAAATTTATCACCTCAGTGGAGAGTAAGAGTATGCACTTGCTTCTCAACAGCTGAGATGAAGGTTTTACCAATTCCTCCACTCCACAGTATAATCCTGTTAAATATGCAGCAAATGGATGGCATATCCAGGAACAAAAATGCAGTCTTTGCAGGTCCCAGGCAAATGGGTTAAGAAAAGGCCCTTCTCCTTCAATTACAATGTTATCAGGTACGCTAGTGAGGCAAAGTTTGTGGAGAACAAATGCCTGATAGACTACTAAAGATGGTGTGGGAAGGGAAACATAGTTCCTCTAGCACCACAGAAAACTGTACCTTTATACTAGCTGCATTGGGCATGCTCTGAATATCTTTTCCTTGGCAGTCTAACACTGGCAGAACAGATATTCAGAGCATGCCCACCATAGCTAGTATAAAGTGTCCGAGGGATATTTATGTGGTTCTGGAAGAACACTCATGCTTTATGAGGAATCTCCTCAAAAAGCTGCACtgatattttcaaaagtttatGACTTGATATATTTAACCgtgtattttcagaaagaccTATAAACCTTGCCAGGACTTCAAATTCCTGCTCAAAAGCATCCTTTGAAGGTGCTAACACTTTGTATCAGAAAGAGCTGTTAATATTGGCAAGCTCACTTTCCCCAACCTCATTTGTGGAAACAGCTGGGAAGATTTTTCAGGaacttaagaaaaacagaagatgaaGTGCAGAACAGAAGCATAGAAAGAATTTGTATGGAAAAGTTGCAGTTTGGCAGAGATGTCAATAACTAGATATAACAGAATTATACTGCAAAATACTTCAGGAATTGTAACTATAAGGAGCACTTGTAATATAAATTGTTTATACACTATACCTTTGCAATGAACAGCTATAACACCTTCAgcattttcacaaatatttagaaatgttttaacTATTGTATCACTAGGTGTGCTTCCATCAGCAAAGAAGAGGTCAAAATGCTCAAATCCAGCATCTGTAAATCGTTTGGCATCATACAGCTTTTTGTTGAGGCGTATTATAGTGGTGACCTTACGTTTCCTGAAGTATGGGAAATAAGCCTCTGGAGCATGGTGGGGATAGCCTATttgaaaaaagaagggggggaaaaaaaaaaaagaagagagtaaGGCTTGAACTGCAGAAATAAACCAAGACTcaaaaacaaaagatgaaaacactttCGAAATAGAACTCATGTTCAATGTAAAGAAATAGACTAactgaaaatggaattttaacaTAATCACCTAGGTCAGACACAATTAAACCAAGCATTAAAATCTTACTGCCAGGGttcttataaaagaaaaagagccaaGGAAAAAACACACTGTTTGCGgaacaatttttaaagcttGTTCTTACTGATAACAATCAACTAAGAAAGCAGTGGGCTTGTGTCCCCCACCTCCTTTTTTAAGCATACCATTTTCAATTTTACTTCTTGAATGAGGTCCACTGAAGGCAATGAATTTGTTTGGTATTATCCAGTTAAAATCTCCATTTTCTGCTCTCTGTCAAGAGAAAATGCTTGGTTTATCATTATCCCTGTATTTTCAGGCTTTTCCttattgtttcaaaatacatgCTAGATAGAAGTGATGTACAATTTTTGCCGAAGGAAGTTATGTTAGTCGCCTGCTTTCTGTTCCATCGTGAGGATGCCAGATGCTCTCAACCTCACTTTTCTTGTCTGCGTTCTCCTCTTTCTAAATTAAGAGTTTTAGAACAACACAACTGATGCTGTTCAGATGAAGGGCAACTTCCAAATTTTAATAGGTGTCTAAATTATGACCTTAGCCTTATCTCTGCTCACaatttaaataatgattttttagATTCTAAGAAcacttaattttctctttacagATAACTGGCAGCTTTGCATTTCTGAGACTGCATATAGTCAACAGCTGCAGTCCTTCATCATTACATTCATTTCCCATGCCCCAAAGTGCATTTTATAGGCTTGGAGCTTCCCAGCCCTGTTTCCTTCTTTACCTCAAAAGGTGTTATTATACCTTTGCCATGTGTTAACAGATACATACTTTAATTGCTCTCCAGAATTCAGTTAGACTTGGACTTGTATGCCCTCAAGTTTCTGACCAAGACTGCTCAAGAATACACATGACCTCTAAAAAGTGGTCAAATTCCCACTCCCCGATCATATTCCAGGGCTTtaataataatggaaaaaagtatttatttccattttggttTCTGCTTCCCCCCGCCATGTTTGAGGCTGACTATGcttaaatctgaattttaatatTCTCTCTCTGACCACACACCTTTATTTAACAATCAAAGTCTAAAGAGACAAAACAGAAACGGAACCTAATACTACAAAAAAAAGTGCATATATTATAAACAATCATCTTAACATTAGTAACAGCAAACAAATCGGAAGATTGATACTGAACACTTACTTCATAATGCTCATATTCATTTACATCAAACGTATTGAAATCCAGGAAACCATATTGCAAAGCCTAAAATTCAGAATACAGCTTTTAACAAAGACAACATCTTTTCAGTAAGGATGGTTTATCATTTGTTTAGGTTACTGAAAGCCCCTTAATACCTGTTGTACTCTGTCAGAgaaatttcttcatttatttaaaaaaatacagatcaaCTCAGTCTTGGTTCAAAACAGATTTGTAAATTTTAGAAATTAGACAAGCAAACCcactcttttctgtttttaccGAATCACTACAAAATTCCAGACTACAGAAGCATTCAGTCTTTTTATTACTGCTAagagtacaaaataaaaaagagaaaaataactggcAAAAATTATCTATTGAAATTATGAGTACATTCTAAAGTCTGTATTCAAGgattgcaaatattttgtgCATGAATGCTATTCACTCTCATTACAATGCTAATATCTCCATTGATTTTAAATGGTTTGCAGACACACAATCCTAAGCAGACACTAGTGTGGTCCCTGATGTCCCGTAATCATCCACAACCGTAAAATTTAATACtgtataaaaaaatgtaaacgTTTGGGTAACTGGCAGTTTACCCACTTGTGAATCAGGAAGAACAAACACATATCCCcaggtatttaaaatactacATTCTAATCTCCTCTTCCACTGCATAATCTTCCGTAGTTTTCCTTGCTGTTCACTGGTACTAAGAAGAATAGCAATTCACCACTCTTGGCATACAAGCAGCCAATACCAAAACAtccaaaaaaagctgaaaatcacAAATCTGCAAGAAGCTGGCTTAATCAGTAAAAACACTAGTATTTGGCAGAGATTCCCATAATACAAAAGACAGTGGTAGGGTAGAGAACTGCAGAATTCCCCATTTTACTACTCCTACAGACTAAAAAGAATGCATATGAATTCCCCTCTCCTTCAATGACACATTACTTCACCACTGTATTGCTGTAAAACACTAGATGATAATCTgtagctagaaaaaaaaacgaaCCTGCCTCCTGACATTTGTTCTATTTGTATTACTAAAGCAAAACTTCAAGTCATTAGCAGATGCTGCAAATGCCTATAAAGTATCACTAACCAATTCAAAACCACTTTCAAAGGCTAT from Gavia stellata isolate bGavSte3 chromosome Z, bGavSte3.hap2, whole genome shotgun sequence carries:
- the CDC14B gene encoding dual specificity protein phosphatase CDC14B isoform X3; this encodes MKRKSWAEARRRAAPPPPALKRTRGAASRAAGGEAERRQPPPAGPETCLRIADRLYFAILCQKPKSGTANTHYFCIDDELVYENFYADFGPLNLAMVYRYCCKLNKKLKSFSLIRKKIIHYTGFDQKKQANAAFLIGSYAIIYLRESPEDVYRLILAGSVSYLPFRDASFGTCSFHLTLLDCFHAINKALQYGFLDFNTFDVNEYEHYERAENGDFNWIIPNKFIAFSGPHSRSKIENGYPHHAPEAYFPYFRKRKVTTIIRLNKKLYDAKRFTDAGFEHFDLFFADGSTPSDTIVKTFLNICENAEGVIAVHCKAGLGRTGTLIACYIMKHYRMTAAETIAWIRINRPGSVIGPQQHFLMDKQAELWTEGDIFRAKLKGNRKIAVTRILSGVDDISINDTRNRRTIRKDIELYSDEDESNCVTQGDKLRALKSRRQAKAPTASPLTWLLAMLVSTLCSIVIWWIVCGSLLPRLLFCLDGLRT
- the CDC14B gene encoding dual specificity protein phosphatase CDC14B isoform X1; the protein is MKRKSWAEARRRAAPPPPALKRTRGAASRAAGGEAERRQPPPAGPETCLRIADRLYFAILCQKPKSGTANTHYFCIDDELVYENFYADFGPLNLAMVYRYCCKLNKKLKSFSLIRKKIIHYTGFDQKKQANAAFLIGSYAIIYLRESPEDVYRLILAGSVSYLPFRDASFGTCSFHLTLLDCFHAINKALQYGFLDFNTFDVNEYEHYERAENGDFNWIIPNKFIAFSGPHSRSKIENGYPHHAPEAYFPYFRKRKVTTIIRLNKKLYDAKRFTDAGFEHFDLFFADGSTPSDTIVKTFLNICENAEGVIAVHCKAGLGRTGTLIACYIMKHYRMTAAETIAWIRINRPGSVIGPQQHFLMDKQAELWTEGDIFRAKLKGNRKIAVTRILSGVDDISINDTRNRRTIRKDIELYSDEDESNCVTQGDKLRALKSRRQAKAPTASPLTVILQSSVQKNKTSEPSISDSTDITKRTTRSAARKNSLKSSQSIPRTRTVLR
- the CDC14B gene encoding dual specificity protein phosphatase CDC14B isoform X2, with translation MKRKSWAEARRRAAPPPPALKRTRGAASRAAGGEAERRQPPPAGPETCLRIADRLYFAILCQKPKSGTANTHYFCIDDELVYENFYADFGPLNLAMVYRYCCKLNKKLKSFSLIRKKIIHYTGFDQKKQANAAFLIGSYAIIYLRESPEDVYRLILAGSVSYLPFRDASFGTCSFHLTLLDCFHAINKALQYGFLDFNTFDVNEYEHYERAENGDFNWIIPNKFIAFSGPHSRSKIENGYPHHAPEAYFPYFRKRKVTTIIRLNKKLYDAKRFTDAGFEHFDLFFADGSTPSDTIVKTFLNICENAEGVIAVHCKAGLGRTGTLIACYIMKHYRMTAAETIAWIRINRPGSVIGPQQHFLMDKQAELWTEGDIFRAKLKGNRKIAVTRILSGVDDISINDTRNRRTIRKDIELYSDEDESNCVTQGDKLRALKSRRQAKAPTASPLTVILQSSVQKNKTSEPSISDSTDITKRTTRSAARKNSLKSQSIPRTRTVLR